One window from the genome of Pyrus communis chromosome 16, drPyrComm1.1, whole genome shotgun sequence encodes:
- the LOC137719542 gene encoding cytochrome P450 77A1-like isoform X2 yields the protein MMDVVLVSLGLIFFLLWWRYCRSVVGGGPKNLPPGPPGWPIVGNLIQVILQRRHFIYVVRDLRAKYGPIFTMQMGQRTLIIVTSSDLIHEALVQRGPEFASRPADSPIRLLFSVGKCAINSAEYGPFWRTLRRNFVTELINPARIRQCSWIRNWAIKSHMDRLIKSDDGIVNVMSECRLTICSILICLCFGAKISDEKIKTIESVLKDVMMMTTPKLPDFLPVLTPLFRRQVREAKELRRRQLECLVPLVRDRKAFVLQSDNVEDEKVNKIMVSPKGAAYIDSLFELEVPVRGKDRGRRRLEEEELVTLVSEVINAGTDTSATAIEWALLHLVTDQKIQEKLYKEIVDCVGTDQVITESDVEKMSYLSAVVKETFRRHPPSHFVLSHAALENTELGGYSVPADASVEFYTAWVTEDPDMWEDPGEFRPERFLEGGDGVDVDVTGTKGVKMVPFGAGRRICPAWTLGTLHINLLLARMVHAFKWLPVPDAPPDPTETFAFTVVMKNPLKAIIVPRSFMSSTKI from the exons ATGATGGACGTCGTTCTGGTGTCTTTGGGGCTTATCTTTTTCCTGCTATGGTGGCGCTACTGCAGGTCAGTTGTTGGTGGCGGGCCTAAGAACCTGCCGCCTGGGCCGCCAGGGTGGCCGATAGTGGGAAACCTAATCCAAGTCATCCTCCAACGTCGGCACTTCATCTACGTCGTCCGCGACCTGCGTGCAAAGTACGGACCAATCTTCACCATGCAGATGGGGCAGCGGACTCTCATAATCGTCACCAGCTCCGACCTCATCCACGAGGCCCTCGTCCAGAGAGGTCCCGAGTTCGCGTCCCGCCCTGCTGACTCCCCCATCCGCCTCCTGTTCAGCGTCGGAAAGTGTGCAATCAACTCTGCAGAGTACGGTCCTTTCTGGCGTACCTTGCGGAGAAACTTCGTCACCGAGCTGATCAACCCGGCGAGGATAAGGCAGTGTAGCTGGATCAGAAACTGGGCTATCAAATCCCACATGGACAGGCTGATAAAATCCGACGATGGCATCGTCAATGTGATGAGCGAGTGCCGGCTCACCATCTGTAGTATCCTCATATGCTTGTGCTTTGGGGCGAAGATCTCCGATGAGAAGATAAAGACGATCGAGAGCGTGTTGAAAGACGTTATGATGATGACAACTCCAAAGCTCCCCGATTTCCTGCCGGTGCTGACTCCTTTGTTTCGCCGGCAGGTCAGGGAAGCGAAGGAGCTGAGGAGGAGGCAGTTGGAGTGTTTGGTTCCACTCGTTAGAGACAGAAAAGCATTTGTTCTTCAAAGTGATAATGTTGAGGATGAAAAAGTTAATAAGATAATGGTGAGTCCAAAGGGTGCTGCTTACATTGACTCCTTGTTTGAGCTGGAGGTGCCTGTAAGAGGGAAAGACCGCGGACGCAGGCGGTTGGAAGAGGAGGAGCTCGTGACGCTAGTCTCCGAAGTCATCAATGCTGGTACGGATACGAGTGCTACGGCGATAGAGTGGGCTTTGCTTCATTTGGTGACGGACCAAAAAATTCAAGAGAAGCTCTACAAGGAAATCGTTGATTGTGTAGGGACAGATC AGGTGATCACTGAGAGTGACGTGGAAAAAATGAGCTACCTTTCCGCGGTGGTGAAAGAAACATTCCGGCGGCACCCCCCGAGCCACTTCGTCCTGTCACACGCAGCCTTGGAGAACACGGAGCTCGGCGGATACTCTGTGCCCGCAGATGCGAGCGTGGAGTTTTACACTGCATGGGTGACTGAAGATCCCGATATGTGGGAAGACCCGGGTGAGTTCCGACCGGAGAGGTTCTTAGAGGGAGGAGACGGGGTTGACGTGGATGTGACCGGGACCAAAGGGGTGAAGATGGTGCCGTTTGGCGCTGGCAGGCGGATCTGCCCCGCGTGGACGTTAGGGACTTTGCATATCAACTTGCTGCTTGCTCGGATGGTGCATGCTTTTAAATGGTTGCCGGTTCCAGATGCGCCGCCGGACCCGACTGAGACATTTGCTTTTACAGTTGTCATGAAGAACCCTCTCAAGGCCATCATTGTGCCTAGGTCGTTCATGTCATCCACCAAGATCTAA
- the LOC137719542 gene encoding cytochrome P450 77A3-like isoform X1, whose product MEEVMMDVVLVSLGLIFFLLWWRYCRSVVGGGPKNLPPGPPGWPIVGNLIQVILQRRHFIYVVRDLRAKYGPIFTMQMGQRTLIIVTSSDLIHEALVQRGPEFASRPADSPIRLLFSVGKCAINSAEYGPFWRTLRRNFVTELINPARIRQCSWIRNWAIKSHMDRLIKSDDGIVNVMSECRLTICSILICLCFGAKISDEKIKTIESVLKDVMMMTTPKLPDFLPVLTPLFRRQVREAKELRRRQLECLVPLVRDRKAFVLQSDNVEDEKVNKIMVSPKGAAYIDSLFELEVPVRGKDRGRRRLEEEELVTLVSEVINAGTDTSATAIEWALLHLVTDQKIQEKLYKEIVDCVGTDRSPYTNEQKPHEEVITESDVEKMSYLSAVVKETFRRHPPSHFVLSHAALENTELGGYSVPADASVEFYTAWVTEDPDMWEDPGEFRPERFLEGGDGVDVDVTGTKGVKMVPFGAGRRICPAWTLGTLHINLLLARMVHAFKWLPVPDAPPDPTETFAFTVVMKNPLKAIIVPRSFMSSTKI is encoded by the coding sequence ATGGAGGAGGTGATGATGGACGTCGTTCTGGTGTCTTTGGGGCTTATCTTTTTCCTGCTATGGTGGCGCTACTGCAGGTCAGTTGTTGGTGGCGGGCCTAAGAACCTGCCGCCTGGGCCGCCAGGGTGGCCGATAGTGGGAAACCTAATCCAAGTCATCCTCCAACGTCGGCACTTCATCTACGTCGTCCGCGACCTGCGTGCAAAGTACGGACCAATCTTCACCATGCAGATGGGGCAGCGGACTCTCATAATCGTCACCAGCTCCGACCTCATCCACGAGGCCCTCGTCCAGAGAGGTCCCGAGTTCGCGTCCCGCCCTGCTGACTCCCCCATCCGCCTCCTGTTCAGCGTCGGAAAGTGTGCAATCAACTCTGCAGAGTACGGTCCTTTCTGGCGTACCTTGCGGAGAAACTTCGTCACCGAGCTGATCAACCCGGCGAGGATAAGGCAGTGTAGCTGGATCAGAAACTGGGCTATCAAATCCCACATGGACAGGCTGATAAAATCCGACGATGGCATCGTCAATGTGATGAGCGAGTGCCGGCTCACCATCTGTAGTATCCTCATATGCTTGTGCTTTGGGGCGAAGATCTCCGATGAGAAGATAAAGACGATCGAGAGCGTGTTGAAAGACGTTATGATGATGACAACTCCAAAGCTCCCCGATTTCCTGCCGGTGCTGACTCCTTTGTTTCGCCGGCAGGTCAGGGAAGCGAAGGAGCTGAGGAGGAGGCAGTTGGAGTGTTTGGTTCCACTCGTTAGAGACAGAAAAGCATTTGTTCTTCAAAGTGATAATGTTGAGGATGAAAAAGTTAATAAGATAATGGTGAGTCCAAAGGGTGCTGCTTACATTGACTCCTTGTTTGAGCTGGAGGTGCCTGTAAGAGGGAAAGACCGCGGACGCAGGCGGTTGGAAGAGGAGGAGCTCGTGACGCTAGTCTCCGAAGTCATCAATGCTGGTACGGATACGAGTGCTACGGCGATAGAGTGGGCTTTGCTTCATTTGGTGACGGACCAAAAAATTCAAGAGAAGCTCTACAAGGAAATCGTTGATTGTGTAGGGACAGATCGCAGTCCCTACACAAATGAACAAAAGCCGCACGAAGAGGTGATCACTGAGAGTGACGTGGAAAAAATGAGCTACCTTTCCGCGGTGGTGAAAGAAACATTCCGGCGGCACCCCCCGAGCCACTTCGTCCTGTCACACGCAGCCTTGGAGAACACGGAGCTCGGCGGATACTCTGTGCCCGCAGATGCGAGCGTGGAGTTTTACACTGCATGGGTGACTGAAGATCCCGATATGTGGGAAGACCCGGGTGAGTTCCGACCGGAGAGGTTCTTAGAGGGAGGAGACGGGGTTGACGTGGATGTGACCGGGACCAAAGGGGTGAAGATGGTGCCGTTTGGCGCTGGCAGGCGGATCTGCCCCGCGTGGACGTTAGGGACTTTGCATATCAACTTGCTGCTTGCTCGGATGGTGCATGCTTTTAAATGGTTGCCGGTTCCAGATGCGCCGCCGGACCCGACTGAGACATTTGCTTTTACAGTTGTCATGAAGAACCCTCTCAAGGCCATCATTGTGCCTAGGTCGTTCATGTCATCCACCAAGATCTAA